CTTCATGCTCTGACTCCCCTTGGCACAATCGGCCCCTTTGACTTTGAGAAAAGTAGCAAGGAAGGGCAGTAGCGGACAGGGACAATTCTGCTGGTTTCCACCCGGCCAGTGCCGGCACGAATTGCGATGAAGGCGAGCTGTGAAAGGCGACGGCTATCTTGCTTCCCGCTACAGCTTGCCTTCAAGCGACTTGCGCTCCAGCCAGATCTCCTGCACGAACGGGTCAGTCACGCCATAGATCCCGTGCCCTTTGCGCATGATCAGGTTCGTCGCCATCATCTCGTTGACCACAGGCTGTGCTTCCTCGATTCGGACTTCACGTCCCAGGGCAGCGGAGTATGCCGCGGCGGACTCGGCCGAGAACAAGCCGCGGGCGTCACCATCTGCGCAGGCGATGCGATCGAAAATCGCGGTAGCCAGTCCACCCAGCTGTTCGAGCTTCATCAGTTCAAGGTCGGCAGCGGTCGAGCGGAGCGTGTTGGCGATGACCGGCAGGTGCTCGTCCGGATTGCTGCCTGGGGGCAAGTGGAAATGCAGTTGCCGCAAGGCTTTGATCATCTCTTCCGGCCGGTTGCCCAGTGCGCGGAACGCCTGGACGGCAACGTCCAGCGATGGACGCGCGCTGAATCCCTCTGCCGACAAGCGTTCCAGCAGATGTGCGATGTAGTCTTCACCAAGCACGGGGTAGGAGACCGAGGTAGCCCCTGCAAAGGCCTGGTTGCGGCGCGCTGTCAGTTCGCCAACCAGCGCCCGGTGCGAGCCAGTGCCTACAAAGATGAAGTAGCCAGGCGTATTGGGGCGTGGATTGACGGCATCGCGGGCTGCCTTGAGTGCCAGTAGCATACGATTGCCCTCGTCGGAGGTGATGGCGT
This genomic window from Cupriavidus oxalaticus contains:
- a CDS encoding AAA family ATPase: MTNIYRRPALASQMSKQLLHPGVLDEGLRSGLFLSGLRRTGKTTFLINDLVPALEADGAIVIYVDLWSDTQRSPASLILAAVKKTLAELEQPGSAALRQLKRVSGADLGAFGLKFGFKLESVGEPGGATLAHALAEVVDKAKTNVVLIVDEVQHAITSDEGNRMLLALKAARDAVNPRPNTPGYFIFVGTGSHRALVGELTARRNQAFAGATSVSYPVLGEDYIAHLLERLSAEGFSARPSLDVAVQAFRALGNRPEEMIKALRQLHFHLPPGSNPDEHLPVIANTLRSTAADLELMKLEQLGGLATAIFDRIACADGDARGLFSAESAAAYSAALGREVRIEEAQPVVNEMMATNLIMRKGHGIYGVTDPFVQEIWLERKSLEGKL